The nucleotide sequence GTATGCATGCTGCTTTTTTCAACGCCTTGGTTCTCCTTCTGTTTATTTCTCTTTTTCACTGATGCAACCTGATCCTCAACGCTATACCGTCACGGCGGCGCTGCCCTATGCCAATGGGCCAGTGCATATCGGCCATTTGGCGGGCGTGTACTTACCAGCCGATATCTATGTCCGCTATTTGCGGGCTGCCGGCCGCGACGTGAAATTTATTTGTGGCTCCGACGAACACGGTGTGCCCATCACCATTCGGGCCCAAAAAGAAGGCGTAACGCCACAGCAAGTGGTAGATAAGTATCACGCCATCATCCGCGACTCGTTCCAGGACTTCGGAGTTTCGTTTGATATTTATTCCCGTACTTCTTCGCAAACGCACAGCGAAGTAGCCAGTGGCTTTTTTAAAAAACTGTACGCAGAAAACAAATTCGTTGAGCAGGTTTCGCAACAGTACTACGACGAAAAAGCCGAGCAATTTCTGGCCGACCGTTACATCGTAGGTACGTGCCCCAATTGCGGCAACGAAAATGCATACGGCGACCAATGTGAGCGGTGCGGCTCCTCGCTCAGCCCCACGGAGTTAATCAATCCGCACTCTATGCTTTCCGGTAACCAGCCGGTGCTGCGCGACACCAAGCACTGGTATCTGCCGCTCGATCAGTATGAGCCCTGGCTGCGTGAGTGGATAGTAGAAGGCCACAAGCAAGATTGGAAAACCAACGTGTACGGCCAGTGCAAGTCCTGGATCGATCAGGGCCTGCACCCCCGTGCCGTAACCCGTGACCTGGATTGGGGCGTGCCCGTGCCTGTCCCTGGTGCGGAGGGTAAAGTGCTCTACGTGTGGTTTGATGCGCCCATTGGCTACATTTCGGCTACCAAAGACTTGTTGCCTGACACCTGGGAAACCTACTGGAAAGATCCCGGCACGAAGCTGGTGCACTTCATCGGCAAAGACAACATCGTGTTCCACTGCATCATTTTCCCGGCGATGCTCAAGGCCCACGGCGACTATATCCTGCCCGATAACGTGCCCGCCAACGAGTTCCTGAACCTAGAAGGCGACAAAATCAGCACGTCCCGCAACTGGGCAGTGTGGCTGCACGAGTACCTGCAAGACTTCCCCGGCAAGGCCGACGTGCTGCGCTACGTACTCTGCGCTAACGCCCCCGAGAACAAAGACAACGACTTCACCTGGAAAGACTTTCAAGCTCGCAACAACAACGAGCTGGTGGCTAACCTCGGCAACTTTGTAAACCGGGCTGTGGTACTCACGCACAAGTTCTTTGACGGTAAAGTGCCTACCCGTGGGCCTCTCACAGCGCAAGACGAAGAGGTGTTCACGCAGCTAGCGGAGTTCCCGCAGCGCATCGGAGAGCTAATCGACAACTACCGTTTCCGCGACGCGCTAAACGAGTTGATGAACCTAACCCGGCTCGGCAACAAATACCTGGCTGATACCGAGCCGTGGAAGCTCATCAAAACCGATGAAGCCCGCACCGCAACTGTATTGCACGTTGCGCTGCAGTTGGCCGCCAGCTTGGTTACGTTGCTCGAACCCTTCCTGCCTACCTCAGCTGACAAGCTAGGTACCATGCTGAACCTAGAGAAAGGCACTTGGCAGCAAGCTGGCCGCCCTGATGCCTTGCCTAACGGGCATCAAATCAACGAAGCCGCCCTGCTCTTCGACAAGATTGAGGATGCTACCGTGGATGCGCAGGTGCAGAAGCTGCTTGACACCAAGAAAGCCAATGAGCTAGCCAACGCCGTAGCCGCCCCCGCCAAAGAAGACATCAGCTTTGAAGAGTTTCAGCGCATGGATTTGCGTGTGGGCACCATTGTAACCGCTGAGAAAGTTGCCAAAACCAAGAAACTACTGAAGCTGACCGTTGATCTGGGCTTGGCCGAGCCTCGCACCATTGTGAGCGGTATTGCCGAGCACTTCATTCCCGAAGCCCTGGTCGGCCAGCAGGTGCAAGTACTGCTGAATTTGGCGCCCCGTGAAATCAAAGGCATTCAAAGCCAAGGCATGCTGCTAATGGCCGAAAATGCAGACGGGTCGTTGGCGTTGATGCAGCCAGGCCACGTTGTGGTGCCGGGTAGTGGCATAGCATAATCTCCAAATCTTACACAACGCAAAAGAGCCGTTCCACGCAGGAACGGCTCTTTTGCGTTGTGTAAGATTAGTTGGCCGCTAGTCGCTATTCTATATGCCTGTGCACTGCGCGCAGTCGTCGGATTTGGTGATGCGCTGCAAGCAGGTGCGGGCGTACTCTGCGGGTGCCAAGCCCATGTTGTAGCCCATGATATCGGTCTGGACAAAGTAGGTTTCGCCTGCTTTGGCTGCAAACCGCAGAATGGTATCTGTTTTTAGGGGCCATACAAAGAAACCACTGACGTGCGAACGGAGGGTAACCATGCCTGCTGGTACCGTGGTAATCATGTAACGTCCCTTCCCCAACCGACACAGCTCTCGTGTGTCGTTAAAGAAATCGTAGTTGACGTTCCAACTGAAAAGCTTGTTTGGCCGGTACACCACCACGGTGGCCGTAGCTGCCGACTGAGCTGTAGTGGAAGTCGCCGAAAGCAACACAATGCCCAACACGGCAACGAAGCAATGCAATAGCTTGGTTTTCATAGCTAAGGAACGAGTTAATTGCTCCTACTAATATACGCATTTACCTATTTCGTATTCACTAAGTTCATAGCGCGTTCCAATCCAAGCGTGCCAAAAGCCAACAGCGCGTCAGCTGCCTTCTCGATGTGCGTGGGTAAGTCAATTTGCTCGTCGGTGGTAAAGGGATTGAGGACGTAATCCACTTGGCGGCCTTTCGGGAAATTAGCATCCACGCCGAAGCGCAGGCGGGCGTATTCGTCGCTGCCAATGGTTTCCTGAATGCTTTTCAGCCCGTTGTGCCCGCCCGCCGAGCCCTTGCCTTTTAGCCGCAGCTTGCCGTAGGGTAAGGCCAAGTCATCCGTTACCACCACCATGTTCTCTTTTTCCAGTTTGAGGCTGGTGAGGTAATGCGCCGCCGCTTTACCGCTCAGGTTCATGAAGGTGGTTGGCTTCACCAACACAAACGTTTTGCCTTTGTGCTTGATTTCGGTGGTGAAGGCATGACGCCCCAACTCGAAACGCGCGTCGTGCTTGGCAGCTAAATAGTCAGCCACCATAAACCCAATGTTGTGGCGGGTGTTGGCGTATTCCGGCCCAATGTTGCCGAGGGCGAGAACCAGGTATTTCATAGAGTCACGGATTGAAGCGGATTTATCGGATTGTCGAGGTTGTGTGGTCGTCAGCCAATCCGTCGGGTGCAAAGATGTAGCATGAACCGCATTTCAAATATAGACCTCAAGGGAAAGAGGAAAGACAAAAAAAGCCGTCCTGCATGCAGGACGGCTTTTTGCGGTTAGGAACGAAACACGCAATGCGTGTGGTCCACTTGATCCGTGCTTTACTTTTCGCCTTGCATCTGGCCTTTCAGTGCACGTGGGATGGCCACGGTAGCAATAGGAGCCTGAGCGTTGGTAAGGATGGTGAAGCCTTTCTCCTCCACCTTGCTTACTTTGATCGACTTGCCGAGGCCGAGGTCAGAAATGTCCACTTCTACGAAGTCGGGCAGGTTCTCGGGAGTAGCTTTCACTTTCAGCTTACGCAGCTTGCTCACCAGTTTGCCACCGGCCAGTACGCCTGGCGAAACGCCGATGTACTTCACGGGAACATCCATTTTCACTTCTTTACCGTCAGCCAACTCCAGGAAGTCAACGTGCAGCAGCATTTCGTTTACGGGATGGAACTGCGCATCCTGCACAATAGCGCGGTAGTGCGTACCCTCCACGTTCAAGTCCACGATGTGAACTTCAGGAGTGTACAGCAATTCGCGGAAGAGGATAGCGGGGGCCGTGAAATGGACCTGCTCAGCGCCACCGTACAATACGCACGGCACGTACGACTCAAGGCGAACCGCCTTGGAATCCTTCTTACCGAGATTCGCTCTTTTAAACCCTACAATCTCGAGGCTTTTCATAAAAGATGTGTTTTGAGAAAAATAACCACCTGCCCAAGTGGCAAACGGGCCGCAAAGATAGGCAATCAATAATAGAGTTGCTATGGTCGCGAAATTATAAAGCCTCATAATTAGCCGGCTGAGTGCTTGAATTGCAACTTAAACAGCTTTATTTGACTGTTACCGCACTGTATACCCTCTTGCTTTGAAACATAAACCTGCTAACCACCACCGTATGAAAAGGATTGCTACCCTATTTTGGCTGCTCCTACTCTGTGGGCCTCTGGCCGCACAAACTCCTACGCCTAGCGCATCAACTTACGCGCAGCAACACTACACTAAAAAGGAGGTGTACATTCCTATGCGCGACGGGGTGAAGCTGTTCACGGCTATTTACACGCCCAAGGATGCTGCCGGCAAAAAGTACCCCATGATGATGCAGCGCACTTGCTATAGTGTGGCGCCTTATGGGCCCGGAAAATTCCCGGCTCGGCTCGGGCCTTCCGAAACCATGATGAAGCAGGGTTACATTTTTGTGTACCAGGACGTGCGCGGCCGCTGGAAAAGCGAGGGTACCTGGACGAACATGACCCCTGTAATCGACAAAAAGAAAAGCAAGAAGGATGTGGACGAAGGTTCCGACACGTTCGATACGATTGACTGGCTGGTCAAGCAGGTAGCCAGCAACAACGGCCGGGTAGGGCAGTGGGGCATTTCGTATCCGGGTTTCTATACGGCGGCGGGCATCCTCTCCAACCATCCGGCCCTCAAGGCTTCTTCCCCGCAGGCACCGGTATCCGACTTCTTCTTCGACGACTTCCACCACAATGGCGCCTTCCTGGAGTCGTACATCTTCACCTACCCTGTATTCGGGGTGCAAAAGCAAGATACCACCAGTAAAGCCTGGTACAGCGCGCAGAACATCAAAGCCAATACCAAGGACGGCTACCAGTTTCTTCTGGACTTAGGTCCGCTGAAAAACGCTGACAAGTACTACGCCAACAACTTCTTCTGGCAGGAAACTATCAACCACCCCAACTACGACGAATTCTGGCAGAAGCGCGGTTTGCCCGAGCACTACACGTCTAACGTGAAACCGGCCGTTATGACCGTGGGCGGCTGGTTTGATGCCGAAGACTTGCGTGGCCCGCTGACCATCTACAAAACCATCGAGAAGAAGAGCCCCAACGCGTATAATACCATTGTGATGGGTCCCTTCGGGCACGGGCGCTGGTCCAGAGAAACCGGGCACACTATGCACAGCAATGTGTACTTCGGCGACAGTATTGCTACGTTTTACCAGCGCAACATCGAAGCCAAGTTCTTCGAGCATTTTCTGAAAGGCTCCGGCGACAAGAATTCTGGGTTGCCTGAAGCCTATATGTTCGACACCGGCCGTAAGCAGTGGGAGATGTTCGCGAAGTGGCCGGTTAGTGCTGCCACGCACCTCAAGTTCTATCTGAGTGCCGACGGCAAATTGGAAAAGCAACCCAAGGCCACGCCCGGCACCATGAGCTTTGTCAGCGACCCGCTCAAGCCGGTACCGTACACCGAGGACCTAACAACCACCATGGGATTCACTCCCTTCAATTATATGAGCGAAGACCAGCGCTTTGCTGGCCGCCGCCCCGACGTGCTGGTGTACCAGACCGACGTGCTGACGGAGGACGTAACACTGGGCGGCGAAATCATGGCCAAGCTGAAAGTAGCCACCTCGGGCACCGACGCCGACTGGGTGGTAAAGCTCATCGACGTGTACCCGCCCGACGAGCCCAACCACGACTATATGCCCAACAAAAACATCACACTGAGCAATTACCAACAAATGGTACGCTCCGAGGTGATGCCGGCTCGGTTTCGCAACAGCTTCGAGAAGCCCGAGCCGATGGTTGCCAACCAAAAGACCGACGTGGACTTCCGCTTGCAAGATGTGCTGCACACGTTCAAGAAGGGCCACCGCATTATGGTGCAGGTGCAGAGCACGTGGTTTCCGTTTATTGCCCGCAACCCGCAGAAATTCGTTGAAAACCCCTACAAAGCCAACGAGAGCGACTACATCAAAGCCACCCACACCGTGCACGGCGACAGCTATATTGATGTAGAAGTGCTGCCAGCTGCCAGCCCCAACAAGCAGTTCTAGAAAGTACCACGTTGTTCTTAAGCAAAAGGGCCGCCCAACAGTAAGTTGGGCGGCTCTTTGTCGTTATTAAGCAACTCGTTTATTACACGAAAAGCGAGCTGATAGATTCGTGCGTAACCACGTTGCGGATGGCGCTAGCAAACAGGTTAGCCACGGAAATCACCCGGATTTTGTGGTTCTCTTCCTTCAGCGGAATCGTGTCGGTAATAACCAACTCCTCCAGCGCCGAATTACGGATTCGCTCGTGGGCGGGGCCACTAAGCAAGCCGTGCGTAATCACCGCCCGCACCGACTTGGCGCCACGCTCCATGAGAAGCTCCGCCGCTTTGCAGATGGTACCAGCCGTGTCCACGATGTCATCAACGAGCACCACGTTCATTCCGGCCACGTCGCCGATTACCTGCATGGAAGCAATTTCATTGGCCCGCAGGCGCATTTTGTCGCAGACCACTATTTCGGCGCCAAACTTCTTGGCGAAAGCCCGCGTCCGAACCACGCCGCCCACGTCAGGGGAAGCGAAGATCAAGTCATCGAGGTCCAAAGACTTGATGTAGGGAGCGGTTACGGTAGCACCGTCAAGGTGGTCGACGGGAATGTCGAAGAAGCCTTGAATCTGACCGGCGTGCAAGTCACAGGTCATTAGGCGGTCGGCGCCTACGCTTTGGATCATGTTAGCCACTACTTTGGCTCCGATGCTCACGCGCGGCTTGTCTTTGCGGTCTTGGCGAGCGTAGCCCATGTACGGCATTACAATATTCACCTTGTACGCCGAGGCACGCTTGGCCGCGTCTACCATCAGTGCCAGTTCCATCAGGTTTTCGGCTGGTGGAGTGGTGCTTTGGATGAGAAACACTGCGCAACCCCGTACACTCTCGTTGAAGCTCGGCCCTAGCTCGGTATCAGCAAAGCGCTGAATGCTAAGGTCGCCAAGCGGTAGCCCGTACGCTTCCGCTATTTTCTTGGCGAGGGTATGAGAAGCGTTGCCCGCAAAAATTTTCACCTGTTGTGCCATGAGACAATCAAAAAGGAAGTGTGAAATGCAAAGGTAGAATTGTACTTGAGCTGGCAGAACGGTACCAACAATTAAAAATCAGAGCAAAAACTAAAAAAGCGAAAGGCGCTAACTCTTCGGGGGAAGAATCAGCGCCTTTCGCTTCACTTTAGTCGGTTGTCCGACCAGGGCTCGAACCTGGACTTTCTTGAATCAAAATCAAGCGTGTTGCCAGTTACACCATCGGACAATTTCCCTTCGGTTACCGATACCGGTGTGCCGTTTGGGTGTGCAAATGTACTACGGCTTTTATTCAAGGCAAACTTTCGTTGAAAAATATTTTCACAAAGTTTCGCTTAGTAGGGTAATGAAAGGCCTTTTCTAGGGTCTGAGTGGCTGATTTTCAGGGCCGCAGAAACTCCGCTGGCTCTAGGGAAGTTTAGGCGCGTGTCTGCTTTGGTGAAGCGGGGATTAAGCCGTAGTTTTGCGGCCTGAAAACGTTGCCCCACTACCTATAAAGAACCGCAATGGCGAATACCGGCAAAATCACCCAGGTTATTGGTCCCGTCGTGGACGTGAGCTTCGCGGGTGAAAACGCAAAGCTTCCTAATATTCTCGACGCCCTCGAAGTTACAAAAGACAATGGCCAGGTGGTAATCCTGGAGTGTCAGCAACACCTGGGCGAAGACCGTGTGCGTACCATCGCCATGGATTCAACTGAAGGCCTGACCCGCGGCGCGCTCGTGCGTGACTTGGGCGCTCCTATGTCGATGCCAACG is from Hymenobacter tibetensis and encodes:
- the metG gene encoding methionine--tRNA ligase, giving the protein MQPDPQRYTVTAALPYANGPVHIGHLAGVYLPADIYVRYLRAAGRDVKFICGSDEHGVPITIRAQKEGVTPQQVVDKYHAIIRDSFQDFGVSFDIYSRTSSQTHSEVASGFFKKLYAENKFVEQVSQQYYDEKAEQFLADRYIVGTCPNCGNENAYGDQCERCGSSLSPTELINPHSMLSGNQPVLRDTKHWYLPLDQYEPWLREWIVEGHKQDWKTNVYGQCKSWIDQGLHPRAVTRDLDWGVPVPVPGAEGKVLYVWFDAPIGYISATKDLLPDTWETYWKDPGTKLVHFIGKDNIVFHCIIFPAMLKAHGDYILPDNVPANEFLNLEGDKISTSRNWAVWLHEYLQDFPGKADVLRYVLCANAPENKDNDFTWKDFQARNNNELVANLGNFVNRAVVLTHKFFDGKVPTRGPLTAQDEEVFTQLAEFPQRIGELIDNYRFRDALNELMNLTRLGNKYLADTEPWKLIKTDEARTATVLHVALQLAASLVTLLEPFLPTSADKLGTMLNLEKGTWQQAGRPDALPNGHQINEAALLFDKIEDATVDAQVQKLLDTKKANELANAVAAPAKEDISFEEFQRMDLRVGTIVTAEKVAKTKKLLKLTVDLGLAEPRTIVSGIAEHFIPEALVGQQVQVLLNLAPREIKGIQSQGMLLMAENADGSLALMQPGHVVVPGSGIA
- the pth gene encoding aminoacyl-tRNA hydrolase — protein: MKYLVLALGNIGPEYANTRHNIGFMVADYLAAKHDARFELGRHAFTTEIKHKGKTFVLVKPTTFMNLSGKAAAHYLTSLKLEKENMVVVTDDLALPYGKLRLKGKGSAGGHNGLKSIQETIGSDEYARLRFGVDANFPKGRQVDYVLNPFTTDEQIDLPTHIEKAADALLAFGTLGLERAMNLVNTK
- a CDS encoding 50S ribosomal protein L25/general stress protein Ctc, with the protein product MKSLEIVGFKRANLGKKDSKAVRLESYVPCVLYGGAEQVHFTAPAILFRELLYTPEVHIVDLNVEGTHYRAIVQDAQFHPVNEMLLHVDFLELADGKEVKMDVPVKYIGVSPGVLAGGKLVSKLRKLKVKATPENLPDFVEVDISDLGLGKSIKVSKVEEKGFTILTNAQAPIATVAIPRALKGQMQGEK
- a CDS encoding CocE/NonD family hydrolase encodes the protein MKRIATLFWLLLLCGPLAAQTPTPSASTYAQQHYTKKEVYIPMRDGVKLFTAIYTPKDAAGKKYPMMMQRTCYSVAPYGPGKFPARLGPSETMMKQGYIFVYQDVRGRWKSEGTWTNMTPVIDKKKSKKDVDEGSDTFDTIDWLVKQVASNNGRVGQWGISYPGFYTAAGILSNHPALKASSPQAPVSDFFFDDFHHNGAFLESYIFTYPVFGVQKQDTTSKAWYSAQNIKANTKDGYQFLLDLGPLKNADKYYANNFFWQETINHPNYDEFWQKRGLPEHYTSNVKPAVMTVGGWFDAEDLRGPLTIYKTIEKKSPNAYNTIVMGPFGHGRWSRETGHTMHSNVYFGDSIATFYQRNIEAKFFEHFLKGSGDKNSGLPEAYMFDTGRKQWEMFAKWPVSAATHLKFYLSADGKLEKQPKATPGTMSFVSDPLKPVPYTEDLTTTMGFTPFNYMSEDQRFAGRRPDVLVYQTDVLTEDVTLGGEIMAKLKVATSGTDADWVVKLIDVYPPDEPNHDYMPNKNITLSNYQQMVRSEVMPARFRNSFEKPEPMVANQKTDVDFRLQDVLHTFKKGHRIMVQVQSTWFPFIARNPQKFVENPYKANESDYIKATHTVHGDSYIDVEVLPAASPNKQF
- a CDS encoding ribose-phosphate pyrophosphokinase, with protein sequence MAQQVKIFAGNASHTLAKKIAEAYGLPLGDLSIQRFADTELGPSFNESVRGCAVFLIQSTTPPAENLMELALMVDAAKRASAYKVNIVMPYMGYARQDRKDKPRVSIGAKVVANMIQSVGADRLMTCDLHAGQIQGFFDIPVDHLDGATVTAPYIKSLDLDDLIFASPDVGGVVRTRAFAKKFGAEIVVCDKMRLRANEIASMQVIGDVAGMNVVLVDDIVDTAGTICKAAELLMERGAKSVRAVITHGLLSGPAHERIRNSALEELVITDTIPLKEENHKIRVISVANLFASAIRNVVTHESISSLFV